In Pseudonocardia cypriaca, a single genomic region encodes these proteins:
- a CDS encoding 6-phospho-beta-glucosidase — translation MKLTILGGGGFRVPLVYRALGDSSPISEVVLHDVAPDRLAAIQAVLEQSGGGPSVRATTDLDDALAGARFVFSAIRVDGLAGRTVDERVALGCGVLGQETTGPGGIAYGLRTVPVALHVAERVAAVAPDAWVINFTNPAGMITEAMQRVLGERVVGICDSPIGLAQRAARALTGLGIEVPAEPVVEYVGLNHLGWLRGLRVNGVDRLPDLLADDAALASIEEVRLVGADWVRAIGALPNEYLYYFYRNREAVAAIGAAESTRGEYLLAQQERFYADTAADPARALERWTRVRAERDASYMAESREASGAGERAAEDVAGGGYQQVALELMAALSGGVPRTMILDVRNGAAVPGLPADAVVEVPCLVGAHGVTPLATAPLPGAMLGLLQQVKAVEQDTIEAAATGSDVLALRAFAQHPLVDSVGVAQRLLDGYRRQLPGIAEILG, via the coding sequence ATGAAACTCACGATCCTCGGCGGAGGCGGGTTCCGCGTGCCGCTCGTCTACCGCGCGCTCGGGGACTCGTCCCCGATCAGCGAGGTGGTCCTGCACGACGTCGCCCCCGATCGGCTCGCCGCGATCCAGGCGGTGCTCGAGCAGTCCGGCGGCGGCCCGTCGGTGCGCGCCACCACCGACCTGGACGACGCCCTCGCCGGTGCGCGGTTCGTGTTCTCCGCGATCCGCGTGGACGGGCTCGCCGGGCGCACCGTGGACGAGCGGGTGGCCCTCGGCTGCGGCGTGCTCGGCCAGGAGACCACCGGTCCGGGCGGGATCGCGTACGGGCTGCGGACGGTGCCGGTCGCGCTGCACGTCGCCGAGCGGGTGGCCGCGGTGGCGCCGGACGCATGGGTCATCAACTTCACCAACCCGGCCGGGATGATCACCGAGGCCATGCAGCGGGTGCTGGGCGAGCGCGTGGTGGGCATCTGCGACTCGCCGATCGGGCTCGCGCAGCGGGCCGCGCGGGCGCTGACCGGGCTCGGGATCGAGGTGCCCGCCGAGCCGGTGGTGGAGTACGTGGGGCTCAACCACCTGGGCTGGCTGCGCGGCCTGCGGGTGAACGGGGTGGACCGGCTTCCTGACCTGCTGGCCGACGACGCCGCGCTCGCCTCCATCGAGGAGGTGCGGCTGGTCGGCGCCGACTGGGTGCGCGCGATCGGGGCCCTGCCCAACGAGTACCTCTACTACTTCTACCGGAACCGGGAGGCGGTCGCGGCGATCGGCGCGGCGGAGAGCACCCGCGGGGAGTACCTGCTCGCCCAGCAGGAGCGGTTCTACGCCGACACCGCGGCCGACCCGGCCCGCGCACTGGAGCGCTGGACGCGGGTGCGCGCGGAGCGCGACGCCAGCTACATGGCCGAGAGCCGGGAGGCGAGCGGCGCCGGGGAGCGCGCGGCCGAGGACGTCGCAGGCGGTGGCTACCAGCAGGTGGCGCTCGAGCTGATGGCGGCGCTGTCGGGCGGAGTGCCACGCACGATGATCCTCGACGTCCGCAACGGCGCCGCGGTTCCCGGGCTACCCGCCGACGCGGTGGTGGAGGTGCCCTGCCTGGTGGGCGCGCACGGCGTCACGCCACTGGCAACCGCCCCGCTGCCCGGCGCGATGCTGGGCCTGCTGCAGCAGGTCAAGGCGGTGGAGCAGGACACGATCGAGGCCGCCGCCACGGGGTCGGACGTACTGGCGCTGCGCGCGTTCGCCCAGCACCCGCTGGTCGACTCGGTCGGCGTGGCGCAGCGGCTCCTCGACGGCTACCGCAGGCAGCTCCCGGGTATCGCCGAGATCCTGGGATAA
- a CDS encoding DeoR/GlpR family DNA-binding transcription regulator: protein MLPASRHGEILRLVRSSGVVSVEALAENLGVSPSTIRRDLQSLDAEGALRRVRGGAGCVPDDDPVPFAQVATVAADDKERVARAAAELVCDGDVVLIDIGTTTARLARALRSRRITVITSSLAVVDELRDDPAVELLVLGGILRRNYHSLVGMLTEQALREVRAHRLFLGTSGIARNGQVRDSTLVEVPVKRAMIDAAEQTVVVADRGKFPGTGLLSVCGPERVDVIVTNEGADAGTLAACSAAGTEILLA from the coding sequence GTGCTTCCGGCGAGCCGTCACGGCGAGATCCTGCGCCTGGTCCGGTCCTCCGGTGTGGTCTCGGTGGAGGCGCTGGCCGAGAACCTCGGCGTGAGCCCCTCGACGATCCGGCGCGACCTGCAGTCGCTCGACGCCGAAGGTGCGTTGCGGCGCGTCCGGGGCGGTGCCGGATGCGTCCCGGACGACGACCCGGTGCCGTTCGCGCAGGTGGCCACGGTGGCCGCCGACGACAAGGAACGCGTCGCACGGGCCGCGGCCGAGCTGGTCTGCGACGGCGACGTGGTGCTGATCGACATCGGCACCACGACCGCTCGGCTCGCGCGGGCGCTGCGGAGCAGGCGGATCACGGTGATCACGAGCAGCCTCGCGGTCGTTGACGAGCTGCGCGACGACCCGGCCGTCGAGCTGCTCGTGCTCGGCGGCATCCTGCGGCGCAACTACCACTCGCTCGTCGGCATGCTCACCGAGCAGGCGTTGCGCGAGGTGCGCGCTCACCGGCTGTTCCTCGGCACGAGCGGCATCGCCCGCAACGGCCAGGTGCGCGACTCGACGCTCGTGGAGGTCCCGGTGAAGCGGGCGATGATCGACGCGGCCGAGCAGACCGTGGTGGTGGCCGACCGCGGCAAGTTCCCCGGCACCGGGCTGCTCAGCGTGTGCGGGCCCGAGCGGGTCGACGTGATCGTCACCAACGAGGGCGCCGACGCAGGCACGCTCGCCGCGTGCTCCGCGGCAGGCACGGAGATCCTGCTGGCATGA
- a CDS encoding carbohydrate kinase family protein, translating to MTGAIVETPHEPMWWDPLADLRDADSPAIDVFMSGTVFLDIVFTGLPNAPAAGTEVWAEGMASCPGGIANLAVATARLGLRTSLAAGFGDDVYADFLWQTLADQERVDLSRSRRFTEWHSPVTVSMAVQRDRSMVTHGHEMPISADELIGVPPRCRAVITSIGEGAGVPVLPSWVARSRQEGALVFADAGWDPTGAWDRTLLRTLAGCDAFMPNAVEAMHYTRTDTPQAAVRALAEHVPFAVVTMGGDGAIAIDGVTGETAEVPALPVDALDPTGAGDVFGAALVLGTIAGWPLEHRLRFAGVSAALAVHEFGGSLAAPGWGDIGDWWRRTRNCAAEGNPRSLELADRYGFLEDLVPRTHVCGVRRAAATIARHSDVTRP from the coding sequence GTGACCGGCGCGATCGTGGAGACCCCTCACGAGCCCATGTGGTGGGACCCGCTCGCCGACCTGCGCGACGCCGACTCCCCCGCCATCGACGTCTTCATGTCCGGCACCGTGTTCCTCGACATCGTGTTCACCGGGCTGCCGAACGCGCCCGCCGCGGGCACCGAGGTGTGGGCCGAGGGCATGGCGTCCTGCCCCGGCGGCATCGCCAACCTCGCCGTGGCCACCGCGCGGCTGGGCCTGCGCACGAGCCTCGCGGCCGGCTTCGGCGACGACGTCTACGCCGACTTCCTCTGGCAGACCCTCGCCGACCAGGAACGCGTCGACCTCTCCCGGTCGCGGCGGTTCACCGAGTGGCACTCCCCCGTCACCGTGTCCATGGCCGTGCAGCGCGACCGCAGCATGGTCACCCACGGCCACGAGATGCCGATCAGCGCCGACGAGCTCATCGGCGTCCCGCCGCGGTGCCGCGCGGTGATCACCAGCATCGGCGAGGGCGCAGGCGTCCCCGTCCTGCCCTCCTGGGTGGCGCGGTCCCGCCAGGAGGGCGCGCTCGTCTTCGCCGACGCCGGCTGGGACCCAACCGGCGCATGGGACCGCACGCTGCTGCGCACGCTCGCCGGTTGCGACGCGTTCATGCCCAACGCCGTCGAGGCGATGCACTACACCCGCACCGACACCCCGCAGGCCGCGGTGCGCGCGCTCGCCGAGCACGTCCCGTTCGCGGTCGTCACGATGGGCGGCGACGGCGCGATCGCGATCGACGGCGTCACCGGTGAGACGGCCGAGGTGCCCGCGCTGCCGGTCGACGCGCTGGACCCCACCGGGGCGGGCGACGTCTTCGGCGCCGCGCTCGTGCTCGGCACCATCGCCGGTTGGCCCCTCGAACACCGGCTGCGGTTCGCCGGGGTCTCGGCGGCGCTGGCCGTCCACGAGTTCGGCGGCTCCCTCGCCGCCCCGGGATGGGGTGACATCGGTGACTGGTGGCGCCGCACCCGCAACTGCGCCGCCGAGGGGAACCCCCGGTCCCTCGAGCTCGCCGACCGCTACGGGTTCCTCGAGGACCTCGTGCCCCGCACCCACGTGTGCGGGGTGCGGCGGGCCGCTGCCACCATTGCCCGCCACTCCGACGTCACCCGCCCCTGA
- a CDS encoding extracellular solute-binding protein has translation MTSRRVAVAALLGALGLLAAGCTPGSDNTAAPPPTDRAVQTDIAALGPVTLTVWDQEVRGGQNEQMERLNAAFQQQYPNITIKRDSRSFDDLATTLRLALSGNDAPDVVQANNGRADMGAFVAAGELLPLGPWARAYGWDQRYPDSVSQYVSYSPDGKVFGEGEMYGLPQVGEVVGIYYNPAELQRLGVAVPTTWEQFEAALAAVKAAGTTPIALGNVEGWPALHVFGTVQDQLVPADQITDLAFGRKGASWTTPENTQAAQRVAEWARAGYFTEGVNGIDDNQAWQAFARGEAAFLIGGSWYAADLEAAMGQNVRFMPPPPPAGLPVSATGGTGLPFAITSASDAPDAAAAYLDFITSSDAMQVLTETGNLPVVDTAAQTPPAGLSRDVFAAFAAVADGGRLLPYLDYATPTMGDTMGAALQDLLSGAQPPEAALSKVEADYAAFVEKNG, from the coding sequence ATGACCAGCCGTCGCGTCGCCGTCGCCGCGCTTCTCGGAGCGCTGGGGCTCCTCGCCGCGGGGTGCACACCGGGGTCGGACAACACGGCCGCCCCGCCCCCCACCGACCGCGCGGTGCAGACCGACATCGCCGCACTCGGGCCGGTCACGCTCACCGTGTGGGACCAGGAGGTCCGCGGCGGGCAGAACGAGCAGATGGAGCGGCTCAACGCCGCGTTCCAGCAGCAGTACCCGAACATCACGATCAAGCGCGACTCGCGCTCATTCGACGACCTCGCCACCACCCTGCGCCTCGCCCTGTCCGGCAACGACGCACCGGACGTCGTGCAGGCCAACAACGGCCGTGCCGACATGGGCGCGTTCGTCGCGGCGGGCGAGCTGCTCCCGCTGGGGCCGTGGGCGCGGGCCTACGGCTGGGACCAGCGCTACCCGGACTCGGTGAGCCAGTACGTGAGCTACAGCCCCGACGGCAAGGTGTTCGGCGAGGGCGAGATGTACGGGCTGCCGCAGGTCGGCGAGGTCGTCGGCATCTACTACAACCCGGCAGAGCTCCAGCGGCTCGGCGTCGCCGTCCCCACCACGTGGGAGCAGTTCGAGGCCGCGCTCGCCGCCGTCAAGGCCGCTGGCACCACCCCCATCGCACTGGGCAACGTCGAGGGCTGGCCCGCCCTGCACGTGTTCGGCACGGTCCAGGACCAGCTGGTGCCCGCCGACCAGATCACCGACCTCGCGTTCGGCCGCAAGGGCGCGTCCTGGACCACCCCGGAGAACACGCAGGCGGCGCAGCGGGTCGCCGAGTGGGCGCGCGCCGGGTACTTCACCGAGGGCGTCAACGGCATCGACGACAACCAGGCGTGGCAGGCGTTCGCCCGCGGCGAGGCGGCGTTCCTCATCGGCGGCTCCTGGTACGCAGCCGACCTCGAGGCCGCGATGGGCCAGAACGTGCGTTTCATGCCGCCCCCGCCGCCCGCCGGGCTCCCCGTCTCCGCCACCGGCGGCACCGGGCTGCCGTTCGCCATAACCAGCGCGAGCGACGCACCCGACGCCGCAGCGGCCTACCTCGACTTCATCACCAGCTCGGACGCGATGCAGGTGCTCACCGAGACCGGCAACCTGCCCGTCGTCGACACCGCGGCGCAGACCCCGCCCGCCGGCCTGTCCCGGGACGTCTTCGCCGCGTTCGCGGCCGTCGCCGACGGCGGCCGGCTGCTGCCCTACCTCGACTACGCCACCCCGACCATGGGCGACACCATGGGTGCCGCGCTGCAGGACCTGCTCTCCGGCGCCCAGCCGCCCGAGGCGGCCCTGTCCAAGGTGGAGGCCGACTACGCAGCCTTCGTCGAGAAGAATGGCTGA
- a CDS encoding carbohydrate ABC transporter permease: MADTLVAEPATTAPARRGRLGPSPWHALAYVAPALVVYATFVLYPLGRAVHLSLFEWDGLTLATFVGLGNYVEVLTDADLRAAFGHTLVLIVFFALLPTAIGLVLAALLTRARLRGLPFFRTVVFLPQVVAMVVVGVAWRQLYAPDGSVNDLLSLVGLGGVARAWLGDPTFALPAVGVIGTWVQTGLVTLLLMAGISRIPDQLYEAARLDGAGPVREFFAITLPSVRAELAVALTLTVIAALKTFDLIYITTGGGPGNRTSVPSYEVYNRAFRLGEVGSAAAVGVTLTVIIFVINLAVAWIGERR; encoded by the coding sequence ATGGCTGACACGCTCGTCGCCGAGCCGGCCACCACCGCCCCGGCCCGCCGGGGACGCCTCGGCCCTTCGCCGTGGCACGCGCTGGCCTACGTGGCGCCCGCGCTCGTCGTGTACGCGACGTTCGTGCTCTACCCGCTCGGCCGGGCCGTGCACCTGTCGCTCTTCGAGTGGGACGGGCTGACGCTCGCCACGTTCGTCGGCCTCGGGAACTACGTCGAGGTCCTGACCGACGCCGACCTGCGGGCGGCCTTCGGGCACACGCTCGTCCTGATCGTGTTCTTCGCGCTGCTGCCCACCGCGATCGGGCTCGTGCTGGCCGCCCTGCTCACCCGGGCGCGCCTGCGCGGCCTGCCGTTCTTCCGCACGGTCGTGTTCCTCCCGCAGGTGGTGGCCATGGTGGTGGTCGGCGTCGCGTGGCGGCAGCTCTACGCGCCCGACGGCTCGGTCAACGACCTGCTGTCGCTCGTCGGGCTGGGCGGGGTCGCCCGCGCCTGGCTCGGCGACCCGACGTTCGCGCTGCCGGCCGTCGGCGTCATCGGCACCTGGGTGCAGACCGGGCTCGTCACGCTCCTGCTGATGGCCGGCATCAGCCGCATCCCCGACCAGCTGTACGAGGCGGCCCGGCTCGACGGCGCAGGCCCGGTCCGGGAGTTCTTCGCGATCACGCTGCCGTCGGTGCGCGCCGAGCTGGCCGTCGCGCTGACGCTCACCGTGATCGCCGCGCTCAAGACGTTCGATCTCATCTACATCACCACCGGTGGCGGGCCGGGCAACCGCACGTCGGTGCCCTCGTACGAGGTCTACAACCGGGCGTTCCGGCTCGGCGAGGTCGGCTCTGCGGCCGCGGTGGGCGTCACGCTGACCGTGATCATCTTCGTGATCAACCTCGCGGTCGCGTGGATCGGCGAGCGCCGATGA
- a CDS encoding carbohydrate ABC transporter permease yields MISRTERSANYAILLLFAVFALWPILTILAGALGPDDAGGPGGLANFPAAWAEGRFGGSMLTSVAVSGFVVVVAGVLSIMAGYAFGTMRVPGAAVLFPLFLLGLMVPTEVIVVPLYFDLRTFGLTNTFWGIALPQVAQSVAFGTFWMRAYFRSRPPSLIEAGRLDGAGSWRILWQILVPPGRPAIVTMVVLTFMWTWNEFLIPLVMATDESLRTAPLGLAFFQGQYTSGLTLLAAAAVIVAAPVVVVYLFLQRHFIRGMLEGAVRE; encoded by the coding sequence ATGATCTCCCGCACCGAGCGGTCGGCCAACTACGCGATCCTGCTGCTCTTCGCCGTGTTCGCGCTGTGGCCGATCCTCACGATCCTCGCCGGCGCCCTCGGCCCCGACGACGCGGGCGGCCCGGGCGGCCTCGCGAACTTCCCGGCCGCGTGGGCGGAGGGCCGGTTCGGCGGCTCGATGCTCACCAGCGTCGCCGTGTCCGGCTTCGTCGTGGTCGTGGCCGGGGTGCTGTCGATCATGGCGGGCTACGCGTTCGGCACCATGCGCGTGCCCGGCGCCGCCGTGCTGTTCCCGCTGTTCCTGCTCGGACTGATGGTGCCCACCGAGGTCATCGTCGTCCCGCTGTACTTCGACCTGCGCACGTTCGGGCTCACCAACACGTTCTGGGGCATCGCCCTACCGCAGGTGGCGCAGTCGGTCGCCTTCGGCACGTTCTGGATGCGGGCCTACTTCCGGTCCCGCCCGCCGTCGCTGATCGAGGCCGGGCGGCTCGACGGCGCAGGCTCGTGGCGCATCCTCTGGCAGATCCTGGTGCCGCCCGGGCGCCCCGCGATCGTCACGATGGTGGTGCTGACGTTCATGTGGACCTGGAACGAGTTCCTCATCCCCCTCGTCATGGCCACGGACGAGAGCCTGCGCACCGCCCCGCTCGGCCTCGCGTTCTTCCAGGGGCAGTACACGTCCGGCCTCACGCTTCTCGCGGCGGCAGCGGTGATCGTCGCGGCACCGGTCGTGGTGGTGTACCTCTTCCTCCAGCGGCATTTCATCCGCGGCATGCTCGAGGGCGCCGTGCGGGAGTGA
- a CDS encoding MmcQ/YjbR family DNA-binding protein, which yields MATDDDVRRIALALPGVEEIPSEGFDFRVGGKGFVWSYPEREPGRRRVIRTDVAVLYVGDEAEKQALLLGEPELFFTHPTYDGLPLVMVWLEKVSLERLEELVLDAWRMRAPAELTVDL from the coding sequence GTGGCCACCGACGACGACGTGCGCCGGATCGCGCTCGCCCTGCCGGGCGTGGAGGAGATCCCGAGCGAGGGCTTCGACTTCCGCGTGGGCGGCAAGGGCTTCGTGTGGTCCTACCCGGAGCGCGAGCCGGGCAGGCGGCGGGTGATCCGCACCGACGTCGCCGTGCTGTACGTCGGAGACGAGGCCGAGAAGCAGGCGCTGCTGCTCGGCGAGCCCGAGCTGTTCTTCACCCACCCCACCTACGACGGCCTGCCGCTGGTGATGGTGTGGCTGGAGAAGGTCAGCCTGGAGCGGCTGGAGGAGCTGGTCCTGGACGCCTGGCGCATGCGCGCTCCGGCGGAGCTGACTGTGGACCTGTGA
- a CDS encoding TVP38/TMEM64 family protein has protein sequence MSWGRIAAAGAGVLVVAVVALLLFRTGTDLLDIRTAVQAAGLWAPLLFVLLQGMVTVTPVPRTVFTVAAGVLFGGIAGVVLAVAGTSLAASVAFFLVKLLGGRFARKHADHRVMTWVRQRLDRRGLLAMVSLRLIPAVPFSAMNYASALSGVRFAPYLLGTVLGVLPGTIGIVILGDAAVGGNPHPAMLLVSVTSGLVGLTGALIAARRPALPATADE, from the coding sequence GTGAGTTGGGGACGGATCGCCGCTGCGGGCGCAGGTGTGCTCGTGGTCGCCGTGGTCGCCCTCCTGCTGTTCCGGACGGGCACCGACCTGCTGGACATCCGCACGGCCGTGCAGGCCGCGGGGCTCTGGGCGCCGCTGCTGTTCGTGCTGCTGCAGGGCATGGTCACGGTCACCCCCGTCCCGCGCACCGTGTTCACGGTCGCCGCGGGCGTGCTGTTCGGGGGGATCGCCGGCGTGGTTCTCGCCGTGGCGGGCACGTCGCTGGCCGCCAGCGTCGCGTTCTTCCTGGTCAAGCTGCTGGGGGGCCGGTTCGCCCGCAAGCACGCCGACCACCGCGTGATGACCTGGGTGCGCCAGCGGCTGGACCGGAGGGGCCTGCTCGCGATGGTCTCGCTGCGCTTGATCCCGGCCGTGCCGTTCTCGGCGATGAACTACGCCTCCGCGCTCTCGGGTGTGCGCTTCGCGCCCTACCTGCTGGGCACCGTGCTGGGGGTCCTGCCCGGGACGATCGGGATCGTGATCCTGGGCGATGCCGCGGTGGGTGGGAACCCGCACCCGGCGATGCTGCTGGTGTCGGTGACCTCAGGGCTGGTCGGGCTCACCGGGGCGCTGATCGCGGCGAGGCGGCCGGCACTGCCGGCCACCGCAGACGAGTGA
- the pcaC gene encoding 4-carboxymuconolactone decarboxylase, protein MTTEQPALDLDPDGLAVRREVLGAEHVDASISRADAVTADFQELITRYAWGGIWTRPGLDRRMRSAITLTALVAHGHYTELEMHLRAALRNGLTREEIVEVLLQSAIYCGVPAANSAFAVARRVLAEPDPTD, encoded by the coding sequence GTGACAACGGAGCAGCCCGCACTCGACCTCGACCCCGACGGCCTCGCCGTTCGCCGCGAGGTGCTCGGGGCCGAGCACGTCGACGCCTCGATCTCCCGCGCCGACGCCGTCACGGCCGACTTCCAGGAGCTGATCACCCGGTACGCGTGGGGCGGCATCTGGACCCGGCCCGGCCTCGACCGGCGGATGCGCAGCGCCATCACCCTCACCGCGCTCGTGGCCCACGGCCACTACACGGAGCTGGAGATGCACCTGCGCGCCGCCCTGCGCAACGGCCTCACCCGCGAGGAGATCGTGGAGGTGCTGCTCCAGAGCGCGATCTACTGCGGCGTCCCCGCCGCCAACTCCGCCTTCGCCGTGGCCCGCCGTGTCCTGGCGGAACCGGACCCGACGGACTGA
- the rdgB gene encoding RdgB/HAM1 family non-canonical purine NTP pyrophosphatase, translating to MKVLLATRNAGKLAELRRMLADGPVEVVGLADVPEFPEAPETGATFAENALAKARDAAAATGLPSVADDSGLAVDALNGMPGVLSARWCGRHGDDLANLELLLGQLGDVPDERRGAAFICAAALVVPGGPETVVHGEWSGRIVRAPRGTNGFGYDPIFVPDGEERTSAELGPEEKDAASHRGRAMRALLPHLHALT from the coding sequence GTGAAGGTTCTGCTCGCCACCCGCAACGCGGGCAAGCTCGCCGAGCTGCGCCGGATGCTCGCCGACGGCCCGGTCGAGGTCGTCGGCCTCGCCGACGTGCCGGAGTTCCCGGAGGCCCCCGAAACCGGCGCCACGTTCGCCGAGAACGCGCTCGCCAAGGCGCGGGACGCCGCCGCCGCCACGGGCCTGCCGTCCGTTGCGGACGACTCGGGCCTCGCGGTCGATGCGCTGAACGGGATGCCGGGGGTGCTGTCGGCGCGCTGGTGCGGTCGCCACGGCGACGACCTCGCCAACCTCGAGCTGCTGCTGGGCCAGCTCGGCGACGTGCCGGACGAGCGGCGCGGCGCGGCGTTCATCTGCGCGGCGGCGCTCGTGGTGCCGGGCGGGCCGGAGACCGTGGTGCACGGCGAGTGGTCCGGCCGGATCGTGCGGGCCCCCCGCGGGACCAACGGCTTCGGCTACGACCCGATCTTCGTTCCCGACGGCGAGGAGCGCACCTCCGCCGAGCTCGGCCCGGAGGAAAAGGACGCCGCCTCCCACCGCGGCCGCGCGATGCGCGCCCTCCTGCCCCACCTGCACGCCCTGACCTGA
- the rph gene encoding ribonuclease PH, with product MTRADGRSDDELRPVKITRGFQKHPAGSVLVEFGDTKVLCAASVTEGVPRWRKGSGLGWVTAEYAMLPSATNTRSDRESVKGRVGGRTHEISRLIGRSLRACIDLAALGENTIALDCDVIQADGGTRTAAITGAYVALADAVTWLGAQGALADPKPLSCQVAAVSVGVVDGRVRLDLPYEEDSRAEVDANVVATDTGTLIEVQGTGEGATFTRKTLDSMLDIALAGIRQLSDLQTEALAQPYPRDLPGRS from the coding sequence GTGACACGCGCAGACGGCAGGTCGGACGACGAGCTCCGCCCGGTGAAGATCACCAGGGGCTTCCAGAAGCACCCGGCGGGCTCGGTGCTCGTCGAGTTCGGGGACACGAAGGTGCTGTGCGCGGCGAGCGTCACGGAGGGCGTTCCGCGCTGGCGCAAGGGATCCGGTCTCGGCTGGGTCACGGCGGAGTACGCGATGCTGCCGTCGGCCACGAACACCCGCAGCGACCGCGAGTCGGTGAAGGGTCGCGTCGGCGGCCGCACGCACGAGATCAGCAGGCTGATCGGCCGCTCGTTGCGCGCCTGCATCGACCTCGCAGCGCTCGGCGAGAACACCATCGCGCTCGACTGCGACGTCATCCAGGCCGACGGCGGCACCCGCACCGCCGCGATCACCGGCGCGTACGTGGCGCTGGCCGACGCCGTCACGTGGCTCGGCGCGCAGGGCGCGCTCGCGGACCCCAAGCCGCTGTCCTGCCAGGTCGCGGCCGTCAGCGTCGGGGTGGTGGACGGGCGGGTGCGGCTCGACCTGCCCTACGAGGAGGACTCCCGCGCCGAGGTCGATGCGAACGTCGTCGCCACCGACACCGGCACGCTCATCGAGGTGCAGGGCACCGGCGAGGGAGCCACGTTCACCCGCAAGACGCTCGACTCGATGCTCGACATCGCGCTCGCCGGCATCCGGCAGCTGTCTGACCTGCAGACCGAGGCGCTGGCGCAGCCCTACCCGCGCGACCTGCCGGGGCGCTCGTGA
- a CDS encoding DUF2231 domain-containing protein: MWVIDGIPLHPLVVHAVVVLLPLAALGAVVIAVRRSWRRSLGIPVLLMALAGVAAVPMAATTGTQLRAALDVDNPLLDVHEQRASWLLPIALVFLVLLAAAVFTEMAAVRAEVGAHAAQPAGPTRRRVTTGLSVLAALAGVAVTAVVAWVGHAGSVVVWQGIGQ, from the coding sequence ATGTGGGTCATCGACGGCATCCCGCTGCACCCGCTCGTCGTGCACGCGGTCGTCGTGCTCCTGCCGCTCGCGGCGCTGGGTGCGGTCGTCATCGCGGTGCGACGCTCGTGGCGGCGCTCGCTCGGCATCCCGGTGCTGCTCATGGCGCTGGCCGGGGTCGCGGCGGTCCCGATGGCCGCCACCACGGGCACCCAGCTGCGGGCCGCGCTGGACGTGGACAACCCGTTGCTCGACGTGCACGAGCAGCGCGCCTCGTGGCTGCTGCCGATCGCCCTCGTGTTCCTCGTGCTCCTGGCCGCCGCCGTGTTCACCGAGATGGCGGCCGTGCGCGCCGAGGTCGGGGCGCACGCCGCTCAGCCGGCCGGCCCCACCCGCCGCCGCGTGACCACCGGGCTGTCGGTGCTCGCCGCGCTGGCGGGCGTCGCCGTCACCGCCGTCGTCGCGTGGGTCGGCCACGCGGGCTCGGTCGTGGTGTGGCAGGGCATCGGCCAGTAG
- a CDS encoding MBL fold metallo-hydrolase: MRLIVLGCSGSGPGPDAPASGYLVDTGDARLVLDLGNGTFGALQRHLDPWELDAVAFSHLHPDHCADFTSLVVHRRYHPRPPYDPAARPLPVHAPAEAPDRFAAAYAPSAAERAETDLTDVFTFHALADGGMSGVGAATLTARRVDHLCEAYGLRIDVGGKSLVYSGDTGPCTALVELARGADVLLCEATWPHVMPQWGDEPPTGVHLSGRQAGEHAAAAGVGRLLITHVPSWFDGDELLAEAKAAFDGPVELVAPDAAYDI, encoded by the coding sequence ATGCGGCTGATCGTGCTCGGGTGCTCGGGCAGCGGGCCGGGGCCCGACGCGCCGGCATCCGGCTACCTCGTCGACACCGGGGACGCACGGCTCGTGCTCGACCTGGGCAACGGCACGTTCGGCGCCCTGCAGCGCCACCTCGACCCGTGGGAGCTCGACGCCGTCGCCTTCTCCCACCTGCACCCGGACCACTGCGCCGACTTCACATCGCTCGTGGTGCACCGCCGCTACCACCCGCGCCCGCCGTACGACCCCGCCGCGCGCCCGCTGCCGGTGCACGCCCCGGCCGAGGCGCCCGACCGGTTCGCCGCCGCGTACGCCCCCTCGGCCGCCGAGCGGGCCGAGACCGACCTCACCGACGTGTTCACGTTCCACGCGCTCGCCGACGGCGGGATGTCCGGCGTTGGGGCCGCCACGCTCACGGCCCGCCGCGTCGACCACCTCTGCGAGGCGTACGGCCTGCGGATCGACGTGGGCGGGAAGAGCCTCGTCTACAGCGGCGACACCGGTCCGTGCACGGCGCTCGTGGAGCTCGCCCGAGGCGCCGACGTGCTGCTGTGCGAGGCCACGTGGCCGCACGTCATGCCGCAGTGGGGAGACGAACCGCCCACCGGGGTGCACCTGTCGGGACGGCAGGCCGGCGAGCACGCCGCGGCGGCCGGGGTCGGGCGCCTGCTCATCACCCACGTGCCGAGCTGGTTCGACGGGGACGAACTGCTGGCCGAGGCCAAGGCGGCCTTCGACGGGCCGGTCGAGCTGGTGGCGCCCGACGCCGCCTACGACATCTGA